In Calypte anna isolate BGI_N300 chromosome 33, bCalAnn1_v1.p, whole genome shotgun sequence, a single genomic region encodes these proteins:
- the LOC115600013 gene encoding tachykinin-3-like, with translation MRSHPALAALLVLALPFALARRPPAPPDPAPPAQAMTVPEPLPRRARDSTGAAYAALLQLLEEEEAGGPAPAAPQKRDMHDFFVGLMGKRAEGRGSGGPNPRCSPGPPAAPLRAA, from the exons ATGAGGAGCCACCCGGCACTGGCCGCGCTGCTCGTCTTGGCGCTGCCGTTCGCCCTCGCCCGccgcccccccgcccccccggACCCCGCGCCCCCTGCACAG GCAATGACCGTCCCGGAGCCGCTGCCCCGCAGAGCCCGCGACAGCACCGGGGCCGCCTACGCCGCCCTCCTGCaactgctggaggaggaggaggccg GTGGCCCCGCGCCCGCCGCTCCTCAGAAGC GGGACATGCACGACTTCTTCGTGGGGCTCATGGGGAAGCGGGCGGAGGGGCGGGGGAGCGGCGGACCGAACCCCCGGTGCTCCCCGGGACCCCCCGCTGCCCCGCTGCGGGCGGCCTGA
- the NAB2 gene encoding LOW QUALITY PROTEIN: NGFI-A-binding protein 2 (The sequence of the model RefSeq protein was modified relative to this genomic sequence to represent the inferred CDS: inserted 1 base in 1 codon; deleted 3 bases in 2 codons), translating to MALPRTLGELQLYRVLQRANLLGYYETFIQQGGDDVQQLCEAGEEEFLEIMALVGMATKPLHVRRLQKALREWASNPGLFSQPVSAVPVSSIPLFKLSEAGGRKALSNGHTSPGEATGKGSSGAGTPPAHSPTEPGEKLSPSAAPPWPGRSTPESEGGGDEEPGGPPFSPGGSGGEQPVGTEVLEPELVRTVVESVERLLQSCPRGGEAELRALMKLNKKLSKSVGHIFQLEDGDRHKEEEIRRHSAIYGRGEARRREGKQLTLHELIINEAAAQFCLRDNSLLLRRVELFSLSRQVARESTYLSSLKVTRAHPEETGATVAKRLKQEVGEQSRPELLPLPGGLEPPGATFRASLEEDAASLSGESLDGHLQGGGAVPGLTPPPGVAPDVPLGVPPHGLWSRHILQQTLMDEGLRXARLVSHDRVGAAAPCLPGKPPGPEFEDGLAERGAPAPPEPPRGTIKWSRETSRQ from the exons ATGGCCCTGCCCCGCACGCTGGGGGAGCTGCAGCTGTACCGGGTGCTGCAGCGTGCCAACCTGCTGGGCTACTACGAGACTTTCATCCAGCAAGGGGGGGACGACGTGCAGCAGCTCTGCGAGGCGGGCGAGGAGGAGTTCCTGGAGATCATGGCGCTGGTGGGCATGGCCACCAAGCCCCTGCACGTCCGCCGCCTCCAGAAGGCCCTGCGTGAGTGGGCCTCCAACCCGGGGCTCTTTAGCCAGCCTGTCTCAGCTGTCCCCGTCAGCAGCATCCCCCTCTTCAAGCTCTCCGAGGCCGGCGGGCGCAAGGCGCTCAGCAACGGGCACACCAGCCCCGGTGAGGCCACAGGCAAGGGGAGCAGTGGTGCTGGGACACCCCCGGCCCACAGCCCCACAGAGCCCGGGGAGAAGCTGTCACCATCTGCGGCCCCGCCGTGGCCTGGGAGGAGCACCCCTGAGTCGGAGGGTGGTGGGGACGAGGAGCCGGGGGGTCCTCCCTTCTCCCCGGGAGGGAGCGGTGGCGAGCAGCCAGTGGGCACGGAGGTGCTGGAGCCAGAGCTGGTGCGGACAGTGGTGGAGAGCgtggagaggctgctgcagagctgcccccGGGGCGGCGAGGCTGAGCTGCGGGCACTGATGAAGCTCAATAAGAAACTGTCCAAGTCCGTGGGGCACATCTTCCAGCTGGAGGATGGTGACCGTCACAAGGAGGAGGAGATCCGCCGGCACAGCGCGATCTACGGCCGCGGCGAGGCCCGGCGCCGTGAGGGCAAGCAGCTCACCCTACATGAG CTCATCATCAACGAGGCAGCCGCCCAGTTCTGCCTGCGGGACAACTCGCTGCTGCTGCGGCGGGTCGAGCTCTTCTCGCTCTCACGGCAGGTTGCACGGGAAAGCACCTACCTGTCCTCACTCAAGGTCACCAG GGCACACCCCGAGGAGACCGGAGCCACCGTGGCCAAGCGGCTGAAGCAGGAG GTAGGAGAGCAGAGCCGCCCTGAGCTGTTGCCACTACCAGGGGGTCTGGAGCCCCCCGGGGCCACCTTCCGAGCCAGCCTGGAGGAGGATGCAGCCAGCCTCTCCGGAGAGAGCCTCGATGGCCACTTGCAG GGGGGGGGGGCTGTCCCCGGTTTGACCCCACCGCCCGGGGTGGCTCCCGACGTGCCCCTGGGCGTC CCGCCCCACGGGCTGTGGAGCCGCCACATCCTCCAGCAGACGCTGATGGACGAGGGGCTGC CTGCCCGGCTCGTCTCCCACGATCGGGTTGGGGCGGCT GCCCCCTGCCTGCCGGGGAAGCCCCCGGGACCAG AGTTCGAGGATGGGCTGGCAGAACGGGGTGCTCCGGCCCCCCCGGAACCGCCCCGTGGCACCATCAAGTGGAGCAGGGAGACCAGCCGGCAGTGA
- the NEMP1 gene encoding nuclear envelope integral membrane protein 1 isoform X1, which translates to MLPGTAVFVSLALPGKTPPYTLPGCRSPLAEGWHSRLSPVITGRHGLPSIGFRVNTPTARSRGTETRRTRFIDAKESVTQLLEGHVYQRSDTHHFCYTNTRVPQWHEIWTRMQIRVNSSRMIRVTQVDSEEKLEGFGIWDFVSSLLKEKLNDTSIDVDLYSNKTCLKVELLEDGTTYCVVLFRRFDPKLFLVFFLGLLLFFCGDVLSRSQLFYYSAGISFGLLASLLILVYMMSKVMPKRSPVYFLLVGGWSFSLYLLQLIFKNLREICKSHWQYVLGYLLLVGFVSFGVCYRYGPLENERSINLLSWALQLLGLLLMYSGIQIHPFALALVVIAICTKNLDYPLQWTFAAYRRIQSARQRPSPPRLLTEEEYRVQGEVETRKALEELRDYCRSPDFSAWTAVSRIQSPKRFADFVGGSCHVTPSEISAHDQEYGLGVIFLEDQFEEEEEEEEEENENELLDRNHKSYSLIYNHLDAHGGSSC; encoded by the exons ATGCTCCCGGGCACCGCTGTCTTCGTTTCCCTGGCTCTGCCCGGGAAAACCCCACCCTACACACTCCCCGGGTGCCGGAGCCCCCTTGCAGAGGGCTGGCACTCTCGTCTCAGCCCCGTAATCACCGGCAGACACGGGCTGCCATCGATAGGCTTCAGGGTGAACACCCCCACGGCGCGGAGCAGAGGAACGGAGACCCGAAGAACAAGATTTATTG ATGCCAAGGAGTCGGTCACCCAACTCCTCGAGGGCCACGTGTACCAACGTTCTGACACCCACCACTTCTGCTACACCAACACACGTGTCCCACAGTGGCACGAAATATGGACCAGGATGCAG ATCCGGGTCAACAGCAGCCGGATGATCCGAGTGACCCAGGTGGACAGCGAGGAGAAACTTGAAGGTTTTGGCATTTGGGATTTCGTCTCCTCCTTGTTGAAAGAGAAACTGAACGACACCAGCATTGACGTGGATCTCTACAGCAACAAAACCTGCCTGAAAGTCGAGCTGCTGGAGGATGGCACCACGTACTGCGTCGTCCTCTTCCGAC GCTTTGACCCTAAGCTgttcctggttttcttcctggGCCTGTTGTTGTTCTTCTGTGGGGACGTGTTGAGCAG GAGCCAACTCTTCTATTACTCTGCTGGGATTAGTTTTGGCTTGCTGGCCTCACTGCTCATCCTTGTCTACATGATGTCCAAGGTCATGCCCAAG AGAAGTCCAGTTTACTTCCTGCTGGTGGGAGGCTGGTCCTTTTCCCTCTACCTGCTTCAGCTGATCTTCAAGAACCTCCGGGAGATCTGCAAGTCCCACTGGCAGTATGTCCTAG GCTACCTGCTGCTCGTCGGCTTCGTGAGCTTCGGTGTCTGCTACAGGTACGGCCCTCTGGAGAACGAGCGGAGCATCAACCTCCTCTCCTgggccctgcagctcctggggctgttGCTAATGTACTCAGGCATCCAGATCCATCCCTTTGCCTTGGCCTTGGTGGTCATTGCCATCTGCACCAAGAACCTGGACTACCCCTTGCAGTGGACCTTTGCTGCCTACAG GAGAATACAGAGTGCCAGGCAGAGGCCAAGCCCCCCACGCCTGCTGACAGAGGAGGAGTACAGGGTCCAGGGTGAGGTGGAGACACGCAAGGCCCTTGAGGAGCTCCGAGACTACTGCAGAAGCCCAGATTTCTCTGCCTGGACTGCAGTCTCCCGCATCCAGTCTCCCAAGAG GTTTGCCGACTTTGTGGGTGGCTCCTGTCATGTCACCCCCAGTGAGATCTCTGCCCACGATCAGGAGTATGGCCTGGGTGTCATCTTCCTTGAGGACCAgtttgaggaggaggaggaggaagaggaggaggagaatgagaaTGAACTCTTGGACAGGAATCACAAGAGTTATTCCCTGATCTACAACCACCTGGATGCTCATGGAG gaaGCTCCTGCTAG
- the NEMP1 gene encoding nuclear envelope integral membrane protein 1 isoform X2: MLPGTAVFVSLALPGKTPPYTLPGCRSPLAEGWHSRLSPVITGRHGLPSIGFRVNTPTARSRGTETRRTRFIDAKESVTQLLEGHVYQRSDTHHFCYTNTRVPQWHEIWTRMQIRVNSSRMIRVTQVDSEEKLEGFGIWDFVSSLLKEKLNDTSIDVDLYSNKTCLKVELLEDGTTYCVVLFRRFDPKLFLVFFLGLLLFFCGDVLSRSQLFYYSAGISFGLLASLLILVYMMSKVMPKRSPVYFLLVGGWSFSLYLLQLIFKNLREICKSHWQYVLGYLLLVGFVSFGVCYRYGPLENERSINLLSWALQLLGLLLMYSGIQIHPFALALVVIAICTKNLDYPLQWTFAAYRRIQSARQRPSPPRLLTEEEYRVQGEVETRKALEELRDYCRSPDFSAWTAVSRIQSPKRFADFVGGSCHVTPSEISAHDQEYGLGVIFLEDQFEEEEEEEEEENENELLDRNHKSYSLIYNHLDAHGDA; this comes from the exons ATGCTCCCGGGCACCGCTGTCTTCGTTTCCCTGGCTCTGCCCGGGAAAACCCCACCCTACACACTCCCCGGGTGCCGGAGCCCCCTTGCAGAGGGCTGGCACTCTCGTCTCAGCCCCGTAATCACCGGCAGACACGGGCTGCCATCGATAGGCTTCAGGGTGAACACCCCCACGGCGCGGAGCAGAGGAACGGAGACCCGAAGAACAAGATTTATTG ATGCCAAGGAGTCGGTCACCCAACTCCTCGAGGGCCACGTGTACCAACGTTCTGACACCCACCACTTCTGCTACACCAACACACGTGTCCCACAGTGGCACGAAATATGGACCAGGATGCAG ATCCGGGTCAACAGCAGCCGGATGATCCGAGTGACCCAGGTGGACAGCGAGGAGAAACTTGAAGGTTTTGGCATTTGGGATTTCGTCTCCTCCTTGTTGAAAGAGAAACTGAACGACACCAGCATTGACGTGGATCTCTACAGCAACAAAACCTGCCTGAAAGTCGAGCTGCTGGAGGATGGCACCACGTACTGCGTCGTCCTCTTCCGAC GCTTTGACCCTAAGCTgttcctggttttcttcctggGCCTGTTGTTGTTCTTCTGTGGGGACGTGTTGAGCAG GAGCCAACTCTTCTATTACTCTGCTGGGATTAGTTTTGGCTTGCTGGCCTCACTGCTCATCCTTGTCTACATGATGTCCAAGGTCATGCCCAAG AGAAGTCCAGTTTACTTCCTGCTGGTGGGAGGCTGGTCCTTTTCCCTCTACCTGCTTCAGCTGATCTTCAAGAACCTCCGGGAGATCTGCAAGTCCCACTGGCAGTATGTCCTAG GCTACCTGCTGCTCGTCGGCTTCGTGAGCTTCGGTGTCTGCTACAGGTACGGCCCTCTGGAGAACGAGCGGAGCATCAACCTCCTCTCCTgggccctgcagctcctggggctgttGCTAATGTACTCAGGCATCCAGATCCATCCCTTTGCCTTGGCCTTGGTGGTCATTGCCATCTGCACCAAGAACCTGGACTACCCCTTGCAGTGGACCTTTGCTGCCTACAG GAGAATACAGAGTGCCAGGCAGAGGCCAAGCCCCCCACGCCTGCTGACAGAGGAGGAGTACAGGGTCCAGGGTGAGGTGGAGACACGCAAGGCCCTTGAGGAGCTCCGAGACTACTGCAGAAGCCCAGATTTCTCTGCCTGGACTGCAGTCTCCCGCATCCAGTCTCCCAAGAG GTTTGCCGACTTTGTGGGTGGCTCCTGTCATGTCACCCCCAGTGAGATCTCTGCCCACGATCAGGAGTATGGCCTGGGTGTCATCTTCCTTGAGGACCAgtttgaggaggaggaggaggaagaggaggaggagaatgagaaTGAACTCTTGGACAGGAATCACAAGAGTTATTCCCTGATCTACAACCACCTGGATGCTCATGGAG ATGCCTGA
- the MYO1A gene encoding LOW QUALITY PROTEIN: unconventional myosin-Ia (The sequence of the model RefSeq protein was modified relative to this genomic sequence to represent the inferred CDS: deleted 1 base in 1 codon) → MEATTSLLDAAAVGDLVLLDPLNEDSLLRTLQERFKRGDIYTYIGSVVISVNPYRSLPIYTPETVQEYRNCSFFAVKPHIYAIADDAYRSLRDQDRDQCILITGESGAGKTEASKLVMSYVAAVCSEGEEVDKVKEQLLQSNPVLEAFGNAKTIRNDNSSRFGKYMDLEFDFRGQPLGGVISNYLLEKSRIVRHVKGERNFHIFYQLLAGGSPQLLQQLKLHQDCRHYSYLNRESSGLPGVDDAANFHAMQDAMRIIGFSPAEVTALLQVTAVVLKLGNVKLNGSFQASGMEACSIADPQELQEICELIGLDPSVLEKALCSRTVKARNEMVLTPLSVPQGYHSRDALAKNIYSRLFDWLVGRINTSIQVNPGKQRKVMGVLDIYGFEIFQDNSFEQFIINYCNEKLQQIFILMTLKEEQEEYVREGIKWTPVEFFDNSIICNLIENSKGGILAMLDEECLRPGVVNEDTFLTKLNQLFANHKHYESRETQNTRHIMDASLPPQCFRIHHYAGKVTYNVTGFIEKNNDLLFRDLSQAMWAAQHTLLHSLFPEGDPQKVSLKLPPTAGFQFKTSVATLMKNLYSKNPNYIRCIKPNETKSAMLFTPELVLAQVRYLGLMENVRVRRAGYAFRQLYGSFLERYKMLCPRTWPRWAGSEREGAELLLAELPYPPEELAFGHTKIFIRSPHTLFDMEKRRQDRVNQLVTLIQKMFRGWRCRTQYQLMRKSQILISAWFRGHSQKNKYKQMKRSALLIQAYARGWKSRRLLRELKSQRQRHTAATTITAYWRGYQVRRAYRRYFRSGAGTRLANFIYRQLVQKFLVGLERNLPSLSVMDKTWPPPPYKFLTNANQELRDIFYRWKCKKYREQLTPQRRALLQTKLCASELFKDKKTLYSKSLQQPFQGEYLGLTKNPKYQKLHAVAKDKLVMAETVRKVNRGNGKTVPRLLLLTTEHLILADPKAAQPKTVLSLSNIQRVSVTRFSDGFLALHLKETSTGGNKGDFLLISDHLIELLARLHQTLMDTMAQALPLNITDRFSTHFQKGDVAVTVVESPQAGGTIPICKKRGSNKMEVLVH, encoded by the exons ATGGAAGCCACCACCTCGCTGCTGGACGCCGCGGCCGTCGGGGACCTGGTGCTGTTGGACCCGCTCAACGAGGACTCCCTGCTCCGCACCCTCCAGGAGCGCTTCAAGCGCGGAGACATCTAC ACCTACATCGGGAGCGTGGTGATCTCGGTGAACCCGTACCGCTCCCTGCCCATCTACACCCCCGAGACAGTGCAGGAGTACCGCAACTGCAGCTTCTTCGCGGTGAAGCCCCACAT CTACGCCATTGCCGATGATGCTTACCGCTCACTGCGGGACCAGGACCGGGACCAGTGCATCCTCATCACTGGCGAGAGCGGGGCTGGCAAGACAG AAGCCAGCAAGCTGGTGATGTCTTATGTGGCGGCTGTGTGCAGCGAGGGAGAGGAGGTGGACAAGGTGAAGGAGCAGCTTCTTCAGTCCAACCCTGTGCTGGAGG CCTTTGGAAACGCCAAGACCATCCGCAATGACAATTCCTCCCGATTT GGCAAATACATGGACCTGGAATTTGACTTCAGGGGGCAGCCCCTGGGAGGAGTCATCAGCAACT ATCTGCTGGAGAAATCCCGGATTGTCCGGCATGTGAAGGGCGAGAGGAACTTCCACATCTTCTaccagctcctggcaggggGCTCGCCGCAGCTTCTCC agcagctgaagctcCACCAGGACTGCCGGCACTACAGCTACCTGAACCGGGAGAGCTCTGGCCTGCCCGGTGTGGACGACGCAGCCAACTTCCATGCCATGCAG GATGCCATGAGGATCATTGGCTTCTCGCCCGCCGAGGTGACAGCGCTGCTGCAGGTGACGGCCGTGGTGCTCAAGCTGGGCAACGTGAAGCTGAACGGCAGCTTCCAGGCCAGTGGGATGGAAGCCTGCAGCATTGCCGACCCACAGG agctgcaggagatcTGTGAGTTGATCGGGCTGGACCCCAGCGTgctggagaaggctctgtgCTCCCGCACTGTGAAGGCACGGAATGAGATGGTGCTCACCCCCCTCAGCGTCCCCCAG GGCTACCACAGTCGGGATGCACTGGCCAAGAACATCTACAGCCGCCTCTTTGACTGGCTGGTGGGACGGATCAACACCAGCATCCAG GTGAACCCAGGCAAGCAGAGGAAGGTGATGGGTGTCCTGGACATTTATGGCTTTGAGATCTTCCAG GACAACAGCTTTGAGCAGTTCATCATCAACTACTGCAATGAGAAGCTGCAGCAGATCTTCATCCTGATGACCctgaaggaggagcaggaggaataTGTTCGAGAG GGTATCAAGTGGACCCCAGTGGAGTTTTTTGACAACAGCATCATCTGCAACTTAATAGAGAAC AGCAAGGGTGGGATCCTGGCCATGCTGGATGAGGAGTGTCTGCGACCTGGCGTGGTCAATGAGGACACGTTCCTCACCAAGCTCAACCAGCTCTTTGCCAACCACAAGCACTATGAGAGCAGGGAGACCCAGAACACCCGGCACATCATGGATGCCAGCCTGCCACCACAGTGCTTCCGCATCCACCACTACGCTGGCAAg GTCACCTACAACGTGACAGGCTTCATTGAGAAGAACAATGACCTGCTCTTCCGAGACCTCTCCCAGGCCATGTGGGCTGCCCAGCACACGCTGCTGCACTCCCTCTTCCCCGAGGGGGACCCCCAAAAGGTGTCCCTCAAGCTGCCCCCGACCGCCGGCTTCCAGTTCAAGACCTCGGTGGCAACGCTGATGAAAAACCTCTACTCCAAGAACCCCAACTACATCAG GTGCATCAAGCCCAACGAGACCAAATCAGCGATGCTGTTCACGCCGGAGCTGGTGCTGGCACAGGTGCGGTACCTGGGGCTGATGGAGAATGTGCGGGTGCGGCGGGCGGGCTACGCCTTCCGCCAGCTCTACGGCTCCTTCCTGGAACGCTACAAGATGCTGTGTCCCCGGACCTGGCCCCGCTGGGCTGGCAGTGAGAG ggagggggctgagctgctgctggctgagctgccGTACCCCCCCGAGGAGCTGGCCTTTGGCCACACCAAGATCTTCATCCGCTCACCACACACC ctctTCGACATGGAGAAGCGGCGCCAGGACCGTGTGAACCAGCTCGTCACCCTCATCCAGAAGATGTTCCGGGGCTGGCGGTGCCGGACTCAGTACCAGCTGATGCGCAAGAGCCAGATCCTCATCTCTGCCTGGTTCCGAGGCCATTCT CAAAAGAACAAGTACAAGCAGATGAAGCGGTCGGCTCTGCTCATCCAGGCGTATGCACGTGGCTGGAAG TCTCGCCGGCTCCTCCGGGAGCTGAAGTCCCAGCGCCAGCGCCACACGGCTGCCACCACCATCACAGCTTACTGGAGAGGGTATCAG GTCCGACGGGCGTACAGGAGATATTTCCGTTCTGGGGCCGGCACCCGCTTGGCCAACTTCATCTACCGGCAGCTG GTGCAGAAGTTCCTGGTGGGACTGGAGAGGAACCTTCCATCGCTGTCGGTGATGGACAAGACCTGG CCCCCCCCACCCTACAAATTCCTGACTAACGCCAACCAGGAGCTGAGGGACATCTTCTACCGATGGAAG tgcAAGAAGTACCGGGAGCAGCTGACACCTCAGCGCAGGGCCCTGCTGCAGACCAAGCTCTGTGCCAGCGAGCTCTTCAAGGACAAGAAGACACTCTACTCCAAAAG cctgcagcagcccttCCAGGGTGAGTACCTGGGGCTGACGAAGAACCCCAAGTACCAGAAGCTCCACGCTGTGGCCAAGGACAAGCTGGTGATGGCTGAAACCGTGAGGAAGGTGAACAGAGGCAATGGCAAG ACAGTCCCAcgcctgctgctgctgaccacTGAGCACCTGATCCTGGCAGACCCCAAGGCTGCTCAGCCCAAGACGGTGCTCAGCCTGAGCAACATCCAGAGGGTCTCTGTCACACGCTTCTCTGATGGCTTCCTGGCCCTGCACCTCAAGGAG aCCTCCACAGGGGGGAACAAGGGCGACTTCTTGCTCATCAGCGACCACCTCATCGAGCTCCTCGCCCGCCTGCACCAGACCCTGATGGACACCATGGCCCAGGCGCTGCCCTTGAACATCACAGACCG GTTCTCCACCCACTTCCAGAAGGGCGATGTGGCTGTcacagtggtggagtcaccccAGGCGGGTGGCACCATCCCCATCTGCAAGAAGCGGGGCAGCAACAAGATGGAGGTCCTGGTGCACTGA
- the NEMP1 gene encoding nuclear envelope integral membrane protein 1 isoform X3, with protein sequence MKAAPGRRGLLAVLLLLLPPPLWGADAKESVTQLLEGHVYQRSDTHHFCYTNTRVPQWHEIWTRMQIRVNSSRMIRVTQVDSEEKLEGFGIWDFVSSLLKEKLNDTSIDVDLYSNKTCLKVELLEDGTTYCVVLFRRFDPKLFLVFFLGLLLFFCGDVLSRSQLFYYSAGISFGLLASLLILVYMMSKVMPKRSPVYFLLVGGWSFSLYLLQLIFKNLREICKSHWQYVLGYLLLVGFVSFGVCYRYGPLENERSINLLSWALQLLGLLLMYSGIQIHPFALALVVIAICTKNLDYPLQWTFAAYRRIQSARQRPSPPRLLTEEEYRVQGEVETRKALEELRDYCRSPDFSAWTAVSRIQSPKRFADFVGGSCHVTPSEISAHDQEYGLGVIFLEDQFEEEEEEEEEENENELLDRNHKSYSLIYNHLDAHGDA encoded by the exons ATGAAAGCGGCTCCGGGGCGGCGGGGGCTGCTGgcggtgctgctgctgctgctgcccccgCCGCTCTGGGGTGCAG ATGCCAAGGAGTCGGTCACCCAACTCCTCGAGGGCCACGTGTACCAACGTTCTGACACCCACCACTTCTGCTACACCAACACACGTGTCCCACAGTGGCACGAAATATGGACCAGGATGCAG ATCCGGGTCAACAGCAGCCGGATGATCCGAGTGACCCAGGTGGACAGCGAGGAGAAACTTGAAGGTTTTGGCATTTGGGATTTCGTCTCCTCCTTGTTGAAAGAGAAACTGAACGACACCAGCATTGACGTGGATCTCTACAGCAACAAAACCTGCCTGAAAGTCGAGCTGCTGGAGGATGGCACCACGTACTGCGTCGTCCTCTTCCGAC GCTTTGACCCTAAGCTgttcctggttttcttcctggGCCTGTTGTTGTTCTTCTGTGGGGACGTGTTGAGCAG GAGCCAACTCTTCTATTACTCTGCTGGGATTAGTTTTGGCTTGCTGGCCTCACTGCTCATCCTTGTCTACATGATGTCCAAGGTCATGCCCAAG AGAAGTCCAGTTTACTTCCTGCTGGTGGGAGGCTGGTCCTTTTCCCTCTACCTGCTTCAGCTGATCTTCAAGAACCTCCGGGAGATCTGCAAGTCCCACTGGCAGTATGTCCTAG GCTACCTGCTGCTCGTCGGCTTCGTGAGCTTCGGTGTCTGCTACAGGTACGGCCCTCTGGAGAACGAGCGGAGCATCAACCTCCTCTCCTgggccctgcagctcctggggctgttGCTAATGTACTCAGGCATCCAGATCCATCCCTTTGCCTTGGCCTTGGTGGTCATTGCCATCTGCACCAAGAACCTGGACTACCCCTTGCAGTGGACCTTTGCTGCCTACAG GAGAATACAGAGTGCCAGGCAGAGGCCAAGCCCCCCACGCCTGCTGACAGAGGAGGAGTACAGGGTCCAGGGTGAGGTGGAGACACGCAAGGCCCTTGAGGAGCTCCGAGACTACTGCAGAAGCCCAGATTTCTCTGCCTGGACTGCAGTCTCCCGCATCCAGTCTCCCAAGAG GTTTGCCGACTTTGTGGGTGGCTCCTGTCATGTCACCCCCAGTGAGATCTCTGCCCACGATCAGGAGTATGGCCTGGGTGTCATCTTCCTTGAGGACCAgtttgaggaggaggaggaggaagaggaggaggagaatgagaaTGAACTCTTGGACAGGAATCACAAGAGTTATTCCCTGATCTACAACCACCTGGATGCTCATGGAG ATGCCTGA